One stretch of Scatophagus argus isolate fScaArg1 chromosome 18, fScaArg1.pri, whole genome shotgun sequence DNA includes these proteins:
- the thtpa gene encoding thiamine-triphosphatase isoform X1, translated as MSVEVERKFLCNADTLKTLEEIGAVCIGQCQFHDRYFDTPEFSLTLKDMWLRQRKGCWELKCPTAVEGPEETTGEQSEAAALCTRYKEITNLPEIQQRVREVIKDVCEDGETSFSQKDGQAWLSEMNLVCFAEFTTVRRTFSLEEDGVRIDLDQADFGYHVGEIEVLLPEGGDVQLALEKIERTARKLGLTGDKRVQGKMNIYLQRNHPEHYAKLLRERVM; from the exons ATGAGTGTGGAAGTGGAAAGAAAGTTTTTATGCAACGCTGACACTCTGAAAACCCTGGAGGAGATCGGAG CAGTGTGCATTGGTCAATGCCAGTTCCACGACCGGTACTTTGACACCCCCGAGTTCAGCCTGACTTTGAAAGACATGTGGCTGCGTCAGCGCAAAGGATGCTGGGAGCTCAAGTGCCCGACAGCAGTCGAGGGGCCCGAAGAGACGACCGGAGAACAATCTGAAGCGGCAGCGCTGTGCACCCGCTACAAGGAGATAACAAATCTGCCCGAAATTCAGCAGAGAGTGCGAGAAGTCATAAAAGACGTCTGTGAGGACGGAGAGACGAGCTTCTCGCAGAAGGACGGGCAGGCCTGGCTGAGCGAGATGAATCTGGTGTGCTTTGCTGAGTTTACAACAGTGCGGCGGACGTTCAGTTTAGAGGAGGACGGGGTGCGGATAGACCTCGACCAAGCCGACTTTGGCTACCATGTGGGAGAGATCGAGGTCCTCCTTCCAGAGGGAGGAGACGTGCAGTTGGCCTTGGAGAAGATCGAAAGAACAGCTCGAAAGCTGG gTCTGACTGGAGATAAGCGAGTTCAGGGGAAAATGAACATTTATCTTCAAAGAAATCACCCGGAGCACTACGCAAAACTACTGAGAGAACGTGTTATGTAA
- the thtpa gene encoding thiamine-triphosphatase isoform X2: MSVEVERKFLCNADTLKTLEEIGVCIGQCQFHDRYFDTPEFSLTLKDMWLRQRKGCWELKCPTAVEGPEETTGEQSEAAALCTRYKEITNLPEIQQRVREVIKDVCEDGETSFSQKDGQAWLSEMNLVCFAEFTTVRRTFSLEEDGVRIDLDQADFGYHVGEIEVLLPEGGDVQLALEKIERTARKLGLTGDKRVQGKMNIYLQRNHPEHYAKLLRERVM; encoded by the exons ATGAGTGTGGAAGTGGAAAGAAAGTTTTTATGCAACGCTGACACTCTGAAAACCCTGGAGGAGATCGGAG TGTGCATTGGTCAATGCCAGTTCCACGACCGGTACTTTGACACCCCCGAGTTCAGCCTGACTTTGAAAGACATGTGGCTGCGTCAGCGCAAAGGATGCTGGGAGCTCAAGTGCCCGACAGCAGTCGAGGGGCCCGAAGAGACGACCGGAGAACAATCTGAAGCGGCAGCGCTGTGCACCCGCTACAAGGAGATAACAAATCTGCCCGAAATTCAGCAGAGAGTGCGAGAAGTCATAAAAGACGTCTGTGAGGACGGAGAGACGAGCTTCTCGCAGAAGGACGGGCAGGCCTGGCTGAGCGAGATGAATCTGGTGTGCTTTGCTGAGTTTACAACAGTGCGGCGGACGTTCAGTTTAGAGGAGGACGGGGTGCGGATAGACCTCGACCAAGCCGACTTTGGCTACCATGTGGGAGAGATCGAGGTCCTCCTTCCAGAGGGAGGAGACGTGCAGTTGGCCTTGGAGAAGATCGAAAGAACAGCTCGAAAGCTGG gTCTGACTGGAGATAAGCGAGTTCAGGGGAAAATGAACATTTATCTTCAAAGAAATCACCCGGAGCACTACGCAAAACTACTGAGAGAACGTGTTATGTAA